A stretch of DNA from Vulpes lagopus strain Blue_001 chromosome 12, ASM1834538v1, whole genome shotgun sequence:
GAAACCTTTGCCTTCTTTCTGGCCGATGTTGCTCTctggtttcatttattcattcattcattcacccattcactcAGCAGTTTTCGAATCCCTGCTGTATCCCAAGCACCATGCTAAAAGCAGAAGATATGGTGGGAGGGAACCAGTAAAAAAAACCTCCCAGGTCCTGGTGGTGCctagctctctccctccccattttGGACAATCATCCAGTGCACCCCGCAGTTTGGCCTCAACAGTCTTGGTGAGATGCTGCTTAGCAGCCTGGAGATCGAACACCCTCTCAGTGCTGGGTCAACACCCTGCTCCCCCTGTGCAGTGCTTGGCCAGCTGGTGATGGGACCTGATCTCCAGGCATTGACAGGCTAGAGCAGAACCTGACCACAGAGGCAGGAGCCATGAGAACAGAGCATCCCAGGCTCGTCAAGCCCAGCTTCTAGTCTGTATTCACTGTAAGATCACAGCAGGGAACTcggcttctctgagcctcccctTGTTTTCCTTCTGCAGAATGGGTCAGAGTTCAGGATAGCAGGTGCCCTTCCTGCGAGTCTCAGTCTCAAGCTCAGGTGACAGGAAAATGATGACTTTGTGGATAGAACTGAGGAGTTTGGTGGAAGGGCTGGTTTAGGGATGAAGAGGACAAGTTTGATTCTGGACAGGCTGAGCTGGAGGGCTCTGGGGGTGACTGTCCTTTGTGCAGAGATGAACTGGCACCTCACACTAGATTGAGCCATGGGGGACCTTAGGGGCCATCTTTACCAATGAAAAATCTGCGGCTCCACAAGGTCCAGGGCTGTTTGAAGAGCTTCTGATGTCTTAGGCATTCttttttaacaacaaaattttttttttttaagatttgtgtatttattttagagagagagacacacacacatggagacgggcagaggggcagagaaaatctcaaatagactccacgctgagcatggagcccaatgcgtggctcgatctcatgaccctgagatcacgaccagagcccaAATcaaacagacactcaactgactgtaccacccagttCCTATCCCCCCACCCTTGAGTTAGTCATTCTTCCTTTTGAAGAGTCCCATCCAGTATCAAAGCAAGCACTAAAATTCACCCACAGCtctcattcaatatatattttcttgccAGCAAACAGCTGGAAAAACTTTGGTAATTTTACTTCTGAAATTATCTGGATGCACTGGCTGTAATAGCTCAGCAGTCATCATGCATACTTGGGAATTCTTGCAAATCGGGAAAAGTCTAATCTccagattgttttcttttctttttttaaattttattatttatttgagagcaagtaggagagagagagagcagagcaagagagcacaagcaagggaaggtactgtagagggagagggagaagcagaagcagactcccctgtgaGCAGGGAGCGTGACTCCGaggctggatcccgggatcatgacctgagctgaaggcagatgcttaaccgaccgagccactcAGTTGtccctccatattgttttctttcttttttttttacgtttttttttttaaaagattttattcatttattcatgagagacacggagagagaggcagagacaggcagaggaagaagcaggctccatgcagggagcctgatatgggacccgatcccgggtctccaggatcatgccctgggctgaaggaggcgccaaaccgctgagccaccagagctgccccctccatattgttttcaaaTGTAATGAAAAGTTTAGAATGCTGGACTTAACCACTAGTGGAGGTAGCCATAATGTTTCACTTGATAGACAATTAATATGTGATCAATTTTcagttttgtgattttcttttctttttttttttttttttaagattttacttattcatgagagacacagagaggcagagacataggcagagggagaagcaggctccctgtgcagaacccaatgcaggactcgatcccaggaccctgggatcatgccctgagccgaaggcagatgctcaaccactgaggcatccaggcgTCTCGTGatggtattttcatattttggagcatatatgtttttagttcttttttttttaattaattgttttttaaatttttatttatttatgatagtcacacacacagagagagagagagagagagagagaggcagagacacaggcagagggagaagcaggcagagggagaagcaggctccatgcaccaggagcctgacgtgggattcgatcccgggtctccaggatcgcaccctgggccaaaggcaggcgccaaaccgctgcgccacccagggttccctgtttTTAGTTCTTGAATAGGCTGGGTGTTGCCCAGTGGATATAAGGGCCCCAGCAGGGTTACAAGAGCAACACAGGGTCTTGCAGCCAGAGGCTGGCAGGGGCTAGAACTTGGCTCCCCTGGGTCAGGACACCGTCAGCAGCTGCACatgcccaggcagagggagacctcTGTGGGACAGCAACTGTTAGGGGTCAGAGAGGTTGTGGAGCCCAAAAGGGAGCAGTCTGAAGAGTCAGAGGAGgaccaggctggggtggggggtggctcaTGAGACTCCATGGGACTCAGGGTGGTCCTGAGGTTGaagcacaggggcaggggcaTTCAAGCATCGATGAGGGGGCTGCCCAGACTGCTGACTCTTGGGAACTTGATAAAAATTCCAGAGGCTCCTGAGATTTGGACTCAGTGGTCTGAACATCTGTATCTTAATAAGTCCCACCACCTCAATTTGGATCACCTACCAGAGATTAGAAGCTCTAGTCTAGGTGGTCGTGAAGGGTCTTAACTTTCTAGGCTCCTGGGCTCCATTCCTTGGAGTCCCCTTGTGTCCTCCCTTCTCCAGGGGCCTGGTGCCCCCACCTGCAGAAGCTGAGGCCTGCCATCCCATTCCTCCTGAGAGGTCAGGCTGCATTCTGGCTCTCGGTATCCATCCAGATCCTCTCTTTCCCCAGCCAAGGTGTCAGGAGTCCCATGGAAAATGTATGGGTggctggggcagggacaggggtgAGGACAAGTCTGCTCAGTCTGTCTCTGTTGCTAGCCATTCTCTCTAGCAGCATGATGGATTTTGCCCATTAAGCACAAACCTAATCAATTGATTTGCCACCTGGGGCTCCGTCTGACACCACTGCCCATCCCCGGTCCCCATCACCCCAGATGGATGGTTGGCTGGGAAGATGGAGCACCATaatggagagagggagatgagATTATGTGAGACACAGGCTCCTGGTACCCAGTCTGCCAGGCCTACCTGCCTGCACAGGGCCTTTCACCTCCCCTGCACGGCCCCGAGGCCCTCCAAGCCTCCCCCTTCCCTGGGCAGTGTGCCCATAAGTGTCAGTGCTGGAGGCAGGCCCTGCCCATCTAGGTTGCCTGGGTGCTTGGAGGAATGATAGGAGCGCTGGGGCCTCAGGCCTTTGGCTGAGCTCTCGGTGATTGGGGGAGCCTCCTTGGGCAGTGGCTCCTCCTCTCCAGGTTCCACATGCCCCCACCTCATCCCCATTCCCAAAGGTGAAGGCACCCCTGGGGACTTGGTTCTACATGCAGAGCTGTTCGTatctccctcttccagaccaacACAGGCATCCAGAAGAACCTGGAGCAGGAGATCATCCACTACAACTTTAAAACTTCCTTCTTTGACATCTTCGTGAGTGGCCTTCGGGACTGGGTGAGATGGTGCAGGGACAGAGATGGGGCAGAGATGGTGCAGGGACGTGACTCTCTGGCTGGATTCTCTTTCTGCATCATACATCCTAGTCTGATCAGGGGATCATCCTTGGGGAGCCCTCAGTATTCAGAAAGTTCTGAAACAAGGACCTCCCTTCAGAAAGCCCCAAGTATGAGGGGGAAAGCATAGACCCTGGTCCATGACGGTCACATCTGAATCATCCCCAAAGAAACACTGACTCAGCCCTTCTCTCCTAAGGCATGCACTCCCACATGGAGGGAACCTAGGGGAACAGGACAGGGGTGGAGGGGAACAGCTTTCAGCAGGAGTAGGGGGCATTGGCTTGCCTGTGATGGCTTGTGTGTGCTCCCCGCACCCCCACCAGGTCTTGGCCTTTTTCCGCTTCTCGGGACTGCTCCTGGGCTACGCTGTGCTGCGGCTCCGGCACTGGTGGGTGATTGCGGTAAGACACCCCTCTGCCGGCAGcagaggcctgggggcaggggtgagccCTGGTGGGGCTGGTGCCACAGAGGGTGTGGAAGAGGACTCACTCCCCAGCccattttccctctcctctcccctgggCAGGTCACCACACTGGTGTCCAGTGCATTCCTCATTGTCAAGGTCATCCTCTCTGAGGTCAGTGGCTCAGGGTCTGGCTGGTCTGGCCAGCCTCTAGCGCAAGGGACCAAGGGACGGGTTTCTCCTAACAAGGGGCCCTTTCTCTGATTGGGGTGAGGGGGGAATCCTGTCCTTTGATATCTCCAAGGAATCCTCTTCACCGGCTTCTTCTTTGTGCCCTTCTGCAACCCCAAGAACAAAAAGCTGTTCTGCTAGCCTCACCTCAGTTTTTCCTGCTGCAAAATTAACCCCATCTCAGACCACTGCCACAGGAGGTCCCTCCAGCTGGtcccaggagcaggaggggggTGTGTGGCAGCGTCGGTAGTCCTGAAGTGGGGACTCTGTGTTTGGGATGGCCCTCTACTGTGGAgctcagccccctccctccacagCTGCTCAGCAAAGGGGCCTTCGGCTACCTGCTCCCCATCGTTTCCTTTGTCCTTGCCTGGTTGGAGACCTGGTTCCTTGACTTCAAAGTCCTACCACAGGAAGCGGAAGAGGAGAGATGTGAGTGCCGGGGAAGGGGGTGGTGAGGGTCATCACAGCCCCAGAAGAGGAGAGTTTCAGGCATGAGAGCAACTTCTGAGCTCTCTTGCCAACTTTGAACAGTCTCCAAGAGCCCCCTCCAAGGGTGAGCTTGGAGTGGGGAGACCCTAGGCTGCTAAGGCTTGACTGCCCTTGCTCTGGGACAGTGGCTGTCCATGTCAATTCCCCCAGGGTATCTTGCTGCCCAGGCTGCTGTCGCCCGTGGACCTCTGCTCTTCTCTGGTGCTCTGTCTGAAGGCCAGTTCTATTCACCCCCAGAATCCTTTGCAGGTGAGGGCTGGCAGGTGGGGAACTCCTTCAGGAAGGGTCATTATGAGGAGTAGGTTGGCTGTGTCTGTTCGTTCTATTCCTTCTTTCAGCTCCCTGGGGAAAGCGCACAACCCTCTCCCTGTCTATCCCCCTGCAATCTTGTACATGAACCCCACTACCTCCCCACAGTCTGTCCCCATGCCTTCCTATTGTCATCTGTGCTTGTTTTCTGCAGGGTCTGACAATGAATCAGATGAAGACGTTGGGAAGAAAAGCTTCTCTGCCCAGGTATTTGGCAGCCTACTCCCACCTGACCTTTGGAGTGGGCACCCCAGAGAAGGTGTCGGTGCTGGGCTCAGCAGGGTGGGCAGGGGCTTCCCCGCAGAGGGTGGACCTCAGGCGGCCTGAAGGCCAGTCAGTGTGCACCTGAGTGTCTGCCCCACCGTCGGTCCGGCCCACCAGGCTGCCTCATACCTGGGCCCCAGAGGGGAGCAATCACGACCATGGCCCCTGGGGACCCCAAGGGCCGAAGAGACCAACCCAGACTCCATGTATGTGGAGTATGTAGAGAAAGAACTGGCCATGAACAAGGTGGTGGTTGGGCCCTAGGCTGatcccttcctgcctctcctccctggccAGGAACGGGAGTACATCCATCAGGGAAAGGAGGCCATGGCAGTGGTGGACCAGATCTTGGCCCAGGAGGAGAACTGGAAGTTTGAGAAGAACAATGTAAGAAATCCCTCTCCCACCTGACCTGCCCACATGTGATGGGAGTTTTTGCTGGCTTTTTTGAGGCCTGAGAAGCCCAAGGATTGCAAGGGTTGGAACCGTATTCCTGTGCCAGGAGagggggctgggccctggggtcatCACTTGGCAAGAGGTGGGGCTGGATGCTGGATTGGATgtttccctgcctccctgccccacgCCCAACCCATCCTCCGCCCCCTGCTGTTCTCCTCACTCAGCTTGGCTTTGAAGGGGAAGCCAGGCTTCTGCCCTGTGTCCGGTATTTTGTTTCATAATCAAAACAACATTATCTAAAGAGATGGCAGTGAGCTTGGGGAATGCGGACGTGTCCTGTCCCTCTGTGGCGGTCCCTCTGGGAGCTCTAGCTTGCCTTGTGGTACGGCAGTGCTTCTGTCCTCTAACTTGATATCGAAAGCCTTTCTCTCGTTGCTGGACGTTTGTCAGAACCACTCTTTTTTAACGGCTGCCTGAGTATCGCCAAACTCCTGAAGTTTTCTACCCTGAGCTGTGAAAAAGCTGCCCTTTTAAAGGGGCACCCATTCCTCTACtggcccaccccgcccccagcctccccttgccctctgcccacctccccgtCACCCTTCTTCCCCTGTCACAGGAATATGGGGACACTGTGTACACCATCGAGGTCCCCTTCCATGGCAAGACATTCATCCTAAAGGTGAGTGAGGGAAGCAGGTGTCCTGAAGCCTCCTGCTCTGCCTGAAATTCCAGGAAGGGGCTAAGGGGCCTCCTGGCAAGTTTCTCCCCACCAAGAGGGAAGGGCTGGTATGCCCAAGCACTTGTGGGACCACCCAGgcctctgcccaccctgccccagaCCTTCCTGCCCTGCCCCGCGGAGCTGGTGTACCAGGAGGTGATCCTGCAGCCCGAGAGGATGGTGCTGTGGAACAAGACGGTGACTGCCTGCCAGGTGAGCCGAACCCGGGGGCCCGGCCTGGCCACGtctcagggcagaggcagaacaACACAGCAGATCAGGATGCAGTTGTACCGCAGCAGGACCAGTTACCCCTGGGAACCTGGGTCATATCATtgaactgctctgtgcctcagcttccctgtctgtaaaatggagatggtgATAATGGCGCCTGCTGGAGAGGGtcaggagatggagagggagcaTGCAtagcccagccccaggcctgggagTGGCTCTCAGTAAAGGGACCTGGGCAGAGAAAGGCTGGTCTGGGGGCTCCCTGAGATGCTGTGACCCTGTCCCTGGGGTGTTCCTGGGCTGGGCTGTCCCCTCACATCTCCCCTGATGCCTTAGATCCTGCAGCGAGTAGAGGACAACACCCTCATCTCCTACGATGTCTCTtcgggggccgcgggcggggtGGTCTCCCCCAGGTGAGTGCCACCAAGCCCCTCCTCGCAGGCAGGCCTCCTGCCCTTGGATCACCGGcttggctccctgctcccctctaACCCTCCGACCCCCTAGGGACTTTGTGAATGTGCGGCGCATTGAGCGGCGCAGAGACCGGTATGTGTCATCGGGCATCGCCACCACCCACTGCGCCAAGCCCCCAACACACAAATATGTCAGGTGAGCCTCACCTTGCCTGGGGGCATCCCAGCTGGCCCCTTCTCTGGTGGCTATGAGGGCAGGGTAGGGTACGGCGTGGACGGCTGGGCGCTTTCTCCTGCTGAGACTGCCTGCCTGTCCCCTGTCCTGCTGGGCTCTGCCCCTCTCAGCCCCTTGCCCTGCTAATCTGCTCTCCCTCCTGGAGACCGTGGGATTAAGGGCTGGAACCACACTGCCCAGGCTGGAGGGCAGCCCTACGAATAGCCTGAAGATAGGGAAAGAGGCTGGGAGCCATGCGGCGGTGCTGCTCCAggcgacctgagcagaaggctcTGTGTTCCGGAGCTTTACTTCCCTGCCTGAGGAGCATTGGGCCCCGCCACCTTGCTTGTCCCTGGGCATCTTCAGGTTCTCCTGATGTCTAACCTTTGATCTCAGTGCTGTAGATGGCTTCCTCCCTGATTGCCCATGCTCCCCATCCTTCCTGAGGTTCCACAGGGAGCAGTGTGCATTGAGTTTGAGATTTGATATACCAGACCCCTGGGTGATGAGCAAGCAGGCCTCTTTCTGGGTGCCAACTTCCTTATCTGTGGAGTGGGCTTGAGGGTGTCTGATGGAACTGTGGGGGAGCTGACTGGTGATGGGATGTGCCCTGCCTGCCTCCTAGGAAGGCACCCCCAGCACCGCACTATTCCCCGAGTTAGGCAGGGGTGAGAAATGCATGCACAACCCACCCCTCCCTGGACAGAGGATGCTGGCTGCCGCTGGGGGTGCACAGACATCGGCAGGCTGTAGAAGGGGCAGTTGGGCATCCCGTGGTACAGGTGGGGGCTATATCCCCCCGCTGTATCTGGGACACCTGTTCTGGCCCCTGCTCAGGCCAACTGGCAGCTGCTAGACCAGTAGCTCCTTTCCCAATTTCACCCCAGGCTAGGATGAGCCAAAAATGGGGTGTGGGGTCAGGTTGGAGGCCTTGCCTGGCTCCAAGGTACCCCGTTAATGATGCTTTTCTCTTAGGGGAGAGAATGGCCCTGGGGGCTTTGTCGTGCTCAAGTCAGCCAGTAACCCCCGAGTCTGCACCTTCGTCTGGATCCTTAATACAGATCTCaaggtgggggtgctggggcagCAAGGCTGGCTCAGTACAATAGAGGGGACTTGCTGGGGGACCTTGGGGTAGGGTCTCCTGTCAGGCTTAGGACCTCACCTAGTCTGCCTCCTACCTTAGGCTAAAATTTGGGGTTGGGTCAAGATGGTCTCCTGAGTGGCTGGAGGGCCTGTACCTCCGCTTACCTCCGACTCTCGAGGCCCCAGGAGCGGTGGCCGACTGCCAAGCCAGCCCCTCCTAGGTCTGTTTGTGTGACGGTGCCAAGAGCCAGCACAGTGTGTTCTTTTTCTGCCAGGGctgagggggagaggggtggcTCAGGCTACGTTCCAGAGCCGCACCTGCACCTGCTGCTCTGGCCCAGGGTacatacccccaccccccacccctgcttctgAGGACAGGCCATCCAGAAACCGCTTCTCCCCTTCCCGTAGGGCCGCCTGCCCCGGTACCTCATCCACCAGAGCCTCGCGGCCACCATGTTCGAGTTTGCCTTTCACCTGCGGCAGCGCATCACAGAGCTGGGGGCCCGGGTGTAACCATGCCCCCTCGCCACCCTGCAGGCCGGGGTCCTGTCACCACAGCCTTCAGAGCCTGAGCGGGGGCCAGTGGGGCTTCCCGAGGCCCATAGAGGACCTGGCCTCACGCAGTGGGGAGGAAGAAGTGCCCTCCTGTGGCAGCACCTTGGCCCCAAGCTGCCACCCCCACTGTGCTTCGCTGTGCCTGGGAGCCGCGGCTGTGAGCAGGTCGTGAGGTCAAGCATCTGGACTTCAGGGCTCGGCCGCTGTTTACACAGGGACTGGCCCTGCCTCTGGGGGAAGAGATCCACTGGCCCCTCCGTAGCCAGGGGCAGGATCTGGAATGGGAGCGTCAGACTTGGTCGGGGAGGGCCAGATCCCTGAGCCGGACAGGGATCAGGGTGGCCTTGGCATCAGCCTTAAGGTGTAGGAGCCCCTTCGCCTGCCTGCTCTCATTGTGgatttttaggattatttaaaGGGTCTGGGACCTTTTTCCACATGCACTTGTAAGGGAGCGGGTGGTAGGTGGGGGTGGTGGGCGCTGGCAGTGAACCTCTGCCACTCCCAGTTTTTCTCCCCTCCTCAGGGTTCCTTGGGGACCTTTGTAATTTGAGCCAATTATTAaaaacaagctaaaaaaaaaacataaaaaaacaaagcccCTCCTGTCTAGCCTCTtgagggaagaggagggcagcATTGTGGAGGTGGGGACCGGGCAGGCGAGACATATCCCACACCCTGTCATACCCTCCCAGAGCCAACGGGAGGGCGGAGCCAGCGGGACCCTGTTTCTGGAACCCCCTACTTTCCTGGCTGGTCCAGCTGGACAGATGATTGGTCAGAGAacaacaccccaccccccagcccagcctcctgtGAGGGAAGGTCGGTGGAAGGTCTCCTGCCCAGGAATtgggggggaggcaggagagaccTGGCAGGCTCTGACCGTTCTTGGGGTCCCACAGTCGGCCTGGGGGTAGGGCTGGACTTCTGGGTCACTGAGGCCACGCTGGGATCTCCGTCTCTCTGGCTCCTCACCTGCCCCACCACACTCGCTAGGGGCAGCACAGAGTCAGATCACGGGCAGGGgccaccaccctccccaccccgcccccctccctgccagccGGCTTCTGGGGGGAAGACTTGCATAGAGCCAAGGTGGGGCAGGGGTCCTGTGTTGGTCCCGCCTAGATACGT
This window harbors:
- the STARD3 gene encoding stAR-related lipid transfer protein 3, whose product is MNKLSGELARDLERSLPAVASLGSSLSHSQGLSSHFLPPPPEKRRAISDVRRTFCLFVTFDLLFISLLWIIELNTNTGIQKNLEQEIIHYNFKTSFFDIFVLAFFRFSGLLLGYAVLRLRHWWVIAVTTLVSSAFLIVKVILSELLSKGAFGYLLPIVSFVLAWLETWFLDFKVLPQEAEEERWYLAAQAAVARGPLLFSGALSEGQFYSPPESFAGSDNESDEDVGKKSFSAQEREYIHQGKEAMAVVDQILAQEENWKFEKNNEYGDTVYTIEVPFHGKTFILKTFLPCPAELVYQEVILQPERMVLWNKTVTACQILQRVEDNTLISYDVSSGAAGGVVSPRDFVNVRRIERRRDRYVSSGIATTHCAKPPTHKYVRGENGPGGFVVLKSASNPRVCTFVWILNTDLKGRLPRYLIHQSLAATMFEFAFHLRQRITELGARV